One Setaria viridis chromosome 5, Setaria_viridis_v4.0, whole genome shotgun sequence genomic region harbors:
- the LOC117858116 gene encoding protein S-acyltransferase 8, which translates to MAQPQQRVYQAWKGDNRFFFGGRLIFGPDVKSLGLSVALIVVPVAFFCVFVARHLRHQFRAYDAGYAILVVAIVYTIYVLLLLFTAAAQDPGIVPRASHPPEEDTHYDSLSLTDTPGRLQFPRVKEVIVNGMPVKVKYCETCMVYRPPRCSHCSICNNCVERFDHHCPWVGQCIGKRNYRYFFLFVSSSSLLCIYVFAISALYIKFLMDGDYPTVWKALKHSPASLALMIYCFIALWFVGGLTGFHTYLISTNQTTYENFRYRSDGRPNVYDRGCPSNFQEVVFAKIQPSKHKFRAYIQEEVRAPPANNSGEMEEEQVGRPRAKVGDDLDIDDLFKISQRHDHGDNDIEMGGGNAN; encoded by the exons ATGGCACAACCACAGCAGCGGGTGTACCAAGCTTGGAAGGGGGATAAC AGGTTCTTCTTTGGTGGGCGGTTGATATTTGGACCTGATGTTAAATCCCTAGGTCTTTCTGTTGCCCTCATTGTTGTCCCGGTTGCTTTCTTTTGTGTGTTTGTCGCGCGGCATCTCCGTCATCAGTTCCGTGCATATGATGCAGGATATGCAATTCTTGTCGTAGCAATAGTGTACACTATCTAT GTGCTTTTGTTACTCTTCACAGCTGCTGCTCAGGATCCTGGAATTGTACCTCGTGCTTCACACCCACCAGAGGAGGATACTCACTATGATAGTTTGTCTCTTACTGATACACCTGGAAGACTACAATTTCCTCGTGTAAAGGAAGTTATAGTAAATGGGATGCCTGTGAAAGTAAAGTATTGTGAAACTTGTATGGTATATCGCCCTCCTCGGTGCTCACACTGTTCCATTTGCAACAATTGTGTGGAACGCTTTGATCATCACTGCCCATGGGTTGGGCAATGCATTGGAAAA CGCAATTACCGTTATTTTTTCCTGTTTGTTTCTTCTTCAAGTCTCCTCTGCATTTATGTGTTCGCTATATCAGCCTTGTACATCAAGTTTCTCATGGATGGAGACTATCCTACAGTGTGGAAGGCGTTGAAACACTCTCCTGCTTCTCTAGCACTAATGATATACTGTTTTATTGCTCTCTGGTTTGTTGGTGGACTCACAGGATTTCATACATATCTCATCAGCACAAACCAG ACCACATATGAAAATTTTCGGTATAGATCAGATGGCAGGCCTAATGTCTATGATCGAGGATGTCCGAGTAACTTTCAAGAAGTTGTCTTCGCCAAGATACAACCTTCCAAACATAAGTTCCGGGCATACATACAAGAGGAAGTACGAGCTCCACCAGCTAACAATTCTGGAGAGATGGAAGAGGAACAAGTTGGTCGTCCTCGGGCAAAAGTGGGAGATGACCTTGATATTGATGATCTGTTTAAGATTTCGCAAAGGCATGACCATGGGGACAATGATATTGAAATGGGAGGTGGAAACGCCAATTAG